Proteins encoded together in one Montipora capricornis isolate CH-2021 unplaced genomic scaffold, ASM3666992v2 scaffold_475, whole genome shotgun sequence window:
- the LOC138036254 gene encoding guanylate kinase-like, which yields MSASTARPLVLFGPSGCGKSTLKNRLLKDHPDKFGFSISHTTRRPRAGEADGREYYFTDREAMQKSIDAGEFIESAVYNGNLYGTSKKAVQDVLNLGKVCVLDIDMQGVINLKNTNLNCYYVFVKTPSLEELEKRLRARGTETEESLSKRLDIAKEELAFADTPGNFNSIIINDDLERAYSEFHDTISENVIGLSSS from the exons ATGTCTG CGTCAACAGCAAGGCCGTTAGTCTTGTTTGGGCCAAGTGGCTGTGGAAAAAGTACACTAAAGAATCGGCTCTTAAAGGACCACCCAGACAAATTTGGCTTTTCCATCTCAC ATACAACTCGACGTCCACGGGCCGGGGAAGCTGATGGAAGGG AATACTACTTTACTGATCGTGAAGCAATGCAAAAAAGTATTGATGCTGGTGAATTTATTGAATCAGCAGTCTACAATGGAAATCTGTATGGAACAAG TAAAAAGGCAGTGCAAGATGTCCTGAATTTGGGCAAAGTTTGTGTACTTGATATCGATATGCAG GGAGTAATAAATTTAAAGAACACAAACCTCAATTGTTATTATGTATTTGTCAAGACTCCTTCATTAGAGGAACTG GAAAAGCGTCTTCGTGCTCGTGGGACAGAGACAGAAGAGTCTTTATCAAAAAGATTAGATATAGCGAAGGAAGAACTTGCATTTG CTGACACGCCCGGCAACTTTAATAGCATAATTATTAACGATGATTTGGAAAGAGCATACAGCGAATTCCACGATACCATCAGTGAG AATGTCATTGGTCTTTCTTCATCATGA
- the LOC138036255 gene encoding uncharacterized protein, with protein MATLQRFFGHFPFVGFSRTALPRFSGQLVYRYYSRRLKGKRPKGEKESIDIEGILKSSTANKESPATPNVSEVSNDSPANEEIKKWQVSEDRTNLLKQGERRVAIIAVVTMLVGFVAVKSIVYVTEKRRKTKEATEQLAPHSMIATTETSSCMDLH; from the exons ATGGCAACGTTACAGAGGTTTTTTGGCCATTTTCCGTTTGTGGGATTCTCTAGGACGGCTCTACCGAGATTTTCAGGGCAGCTTGTCTATAGGTACTATTCCCGAAGGTTGAAAGGGAAAAGACCAAAAGGAGAAAAGGAAAGCAttgatatcgaaggaattttgAAAAGTTCCACTGCCAACAAAGAATCTCCGGCGACTCCAAATGTTTCCGAGGTTTCGAACGATTCACCTGCTaacgaagaaattaaaaagTGGCAAGTTTCAGAAGATAGGACTAATTTGCTGAAACAAGGCGAACGAAG GGTGGCAATTATTGCAGTTGTGACAATGCTTGTTGGATTTGTTGCAGTGAAGTCGATAGTGTACG TCACTGAGAAGAGAAGGAAAACAAAGGAGGCCACAGAACAACTAGCGCCACATTCCATGATAGCAACTACTGAAACTTCAAGCTGTATGGACTTGCACTGA